GCTGTGCCGGATCTGGAACGGGCCCTGCGGGCGCTCGCCGGCCTCGCAGCGGGCCGTACCGACCGGTGAGCCAGCAGGCCAGGGCCACCGCCAGGCCGACGGCCACGAGCAGCCAGGAGACCGTGCGCAAGGTGGCGGTCAGGGCGTCGTAGACGGCGCCCACGGCCGGGCGGTGCACCGGGTCGGGCAGATCGGTGAGAGTGAGCCGGCGGCCCACGGCGACGGCGAAGCCCAGCAGGGCGCCGCCGAGTGCGGTGCCGAGGGCGGTCGCGGTGAGGGCGCGGCGGCGGCAGGCGGCGATCGCGATCCCGGCGGCGGCGAGGACGGCGGCCGAGACGGGCAGCCAGAAACCGGCGACTTCGAGCACGTCGTAGCCCTTCCGAAGACGGTCGAGTTGGGAAGCCGGGAGCACGGCGATCTCGGTGCGGGGCAGGGTGACCCGGTGCTCCACCCGGGCGGCGATCGGGGCGATGTCGACGGTCACCTCGTGGTGGCCGCCGTCCCGGACGGCCCTCAACACGGCCTGGTGGAGTGCTCTGTTGCCCTCGTCCCACGCGGTGCCGAAGGCCGGGGTCCGGGTGAAGGAGCGCACCAAGGGCCGTACCGGCTCGCCGACTTCGCCCTCCACCGCGTCCGCGACGCTGTCCCGCACGGCGGGGTCGGCGGCGAGTGGTGCCATCGTCGTCACGTACCGGCCCGTGTCGGCGAGGCCGTACGCCGCCCAGGCCGCCACCGCGCCGAAGGGCACGAGCAGGCAGGCCAGCGCGATCAGGGCGGCCGACAGGGCGCCGCGGACACGGGAGGTCACCCTTCAAGGCAAAACGACGGCGGGCGGCCGCGCGAGCCGTGGAGCTGGGGATTCCGCCTTCCGGTGGAGGGTTCACCCGAACGGGTGTCTCATTGGATCAGGGGAGATCGGGAGATCGCCGACTGGAGCGTGGGATGAGGGAAGCCGTGGACCCCGGCCATTTCCTGGCCGGGGTCCACGTGCGTCCGCTAGCGGATCCGGTTTCCCTCGGCGTCCTCGTGCGTGTAGTAGCGGTAGAAGAACACGACGAAGATCCCCGCCGCGACCGCCAGCGCCAGCGCCGTCGAGCGCAGCACGCTCTCTCCCGTCTGGCTGTACAGGAACCCGACGGCCGCCCCGGCGAAACCGGACTTCACGGCCGAGTGGAGCTCCCGCTTCAGCAGGGGGGCGAACGTCGCCACGGCGATGCACAGCACGATGAACGCGATCGCCGTGACAAAGCCGAACAGCACGTTCCAGCCGGTGATCGGCCCGCCGTCACGGCGGTTCGCCGCGGCCCAGTAGCCGTAGACCAGCCCGAGCACGACCGGGATGCCGTACCTCGCGGCCGTGTGCACCTTGGCGCTGAAGACATCGGGTGTCCGGGCGAATCCGCGTGCGGGTGCCGTATGAGCCATGAGAGCACTCCTCTCTCTCCACCCCCCGATACACCCCCGCCTACCAGAGCACACCTGGGAAGGGGCCCTGGCAAGTCGAACGGCGGCGAGAAGCCCCCGTGTTTCGCCGACCCGCTCTCCGACGAGAGGGCAGGAAAGGGACGTTTGCCGCCCTGGGAACTCCCCTTCGCGGCCGCAGCGGTTACCGTGCTGCCGTAAGTGATCGACGGGGGATGGGGAGGGACCGATGCCCGGAACCGTGCTGCTGCTCGCCGCCTCACCGGTGGGCAAGAGCCGTCTGGTGGACGCGGCGTCCGTGCTTCCCGTCCTCGCGGCCGTGCCGCCCGCCGTGCTCTCCGGCACCGACACGGCCAATGTCGTGGAGCTCGCCGACCCCCTGGAACCGCAGGCCGTTCTGACCCGGCTGCGCGCCGTCGCGGCCACGCCGGGCCCGCTCACCGTCTTCATCGCGGGCCAACTCGCCCTGGACCGCCGCCAGCACCTCCCCCACCTCGCGCTGGCCCGCACCACCCCGGCCACCGTGCGCTACACCGCGCTGCCCTGGCAGTGGATCCGCGAGGAGTTCCGGCTCCGTTCCCCGGGCTCGACGACGCTCCTGGTCGACCTGCACGCCGACGCGGAGGCGTGGGGCTGGCTGCGGACGCACGCACTCGACTCCGGGCGCAACAACGCGGTGTTCGGGCGGATCGCGCCGCCGCCCTCCCGGCGTACGGTGGCCGTGCCGGCGTACATGAAGACGATCGCGACGATCCTGCGCAGCGGATGGCGTCCGCCGGTCGAGCAGTTGCACCAGCAGGCGTTCACGAGGCTGGGCCCCGAGGCATACGGGGACGTGGTGCTCACGGTGCCGCCCGCACCGGTGGTCGTTCCCGGGGGCTTCGCCTCCAGGCCTCCGTACCGGCCCGAGATGCCTCGTCCTCAAGCGCCGGACCGGCCGAAGGCACCCGACCGTCCTCAAGAAGACCCCCACGTCCAGATCACCGCCGCCGTCCAGGCCGGCCGGCACCAGGACGCCGACGCGCTCGCCCTGGCGCACGAGCAGGCCGCCACACGTGCGCACGGGGTGGCGTCCGAGCAGGCCCTGCACTGGTCGGAGGTGCGGGCGGACCTGGCGATGTTCGCGCGGGACTCGGCGCGCAGCTGCCGGATCTGGCTGACCGTGGCCGAGACGCGGCTGACCGCCGGGCAGAGCCCGGATGCGCCGACCGTGGAGAAGGCCGTGGACCGCGCCCACCACCAGTGGGGGCAGGTCCGCGACAAGACCCAGGCCCAGGAACTCGGAGCCCTGCTCGCGCAGTTGCGCGCCCGCGTTCCCGGCCGTCGCCCGGGCGCCCTGGAGAACGTACGGAAGCAGCTGCGGGAGCTGCAGGCGACACCGTTCTAGCAGGCGACACCGTTCTGGACGAGGTACGTCGGCGCCCCCGACACCAGCGTCCGCACTCCCGGCGCCACCGTCGACAGGTCCGGGGCGAAGTGCGGGCTGTGATTGCTGGGGACGGCGTCGAACCTCTCCATCAGGTCCGCGCCCGGCGCCGCCTCCCAGGTCGCGGCTGGGGTTGTGGCTGCTCGTCGGAGAGTGTGCGCGAGGTCGGGTTGGCTCGATCGGGTGATGGTCGGCTTCCGGGCCTCCCCGTCGCCTCTGGCCGTGGCCACATGGCCAGGTCGCGCAGGGCGGTGTCCATCAGCGGCCTCCGGCCGCGGGCCTCCCGGACCGGACCACGCGCGGGATGCGTGTCGCCGCCCCGGGGTCGAGCACGCCGGGGACCTGGGGGTACCTCCCACGCCCTTGAGGCAGCGGGGGAGCGCCCAAGAGCCCGAACGTCCCGGGTGTCAGAACGCGGGGACCGCGGAGCGGCGGGCCATGTGCGGCTCGGTTGGCTTGGGGGAACCTTTACCCGGGCTCGGCCGTTGCCGGGGTGAGATCACTCAGACGAGTACCGAGGTGACGTCAATGGCACTGTTCGACCGGCTCAAGGACCAGGCCAAGAACCTGCAGCAGCAGGCGCAGGGCGGGCGCGGCACGACGACCGGTGGGGCCGGACACGGCGGTTCGCGCGGCGGCTCTCGCGGTGGTTCGCGCGCTCAGCTCGTCGGTGTGCTGAAGACGCAGCTCGGCTCCCTCAAGACCGAGCTGAAGAGCGGCGCCTACCGGGACGCCAGCATGGCGATGTGCGCCCTGGTCGCGGCGGCGGACGGCCACGTGGACGCGTCCGAGATCCAGCAGATGGAGTCGCTGATCCTCGGCAACGAGGTGCTGCAGAACTTCCCGCCTGAGCAGCTGCGCACCCGCTTCCACAAGCATGTGGACCAGCTCACCCGCAACTTCCCGCAGGGCAAGGCGGAGGCGCTCCAGGAGATCGCCAAGGCCGCCAAGAAGCCCACCGAGGCGCGCGCGGTGATCCAGACCGGCATCGTCATCGCCGGTGCCGACGGTCACTTCTCCCAGGCGGAGCAGTCGATCCTGCGGGAGGCCTGCGCGACCCTGGGCCTGCAGCCCGCGGAGTTCCAGCTCTGAGGACCGCTTCCTCAGCCGGTCTCACTCCGACGAGGGCCGGGTGACCTGCTGGACCTGATCCGCCTGCTCGGCCGGTCGCTCCCCCGACGCCTTCGCCGGCCCCGCGTTGGCAGCCAGGACCAGTGTGGCCACGGCCACGACCGCGGCGACGAAACCCCTGGCGTAGCGCGCGGTGGTACTGGTGCGTTCGAGCACGGCGACCTCGCAGCGGTGGCGTGAGAACCCATGGCGGTGACAGCGTATTAAGCAGGGTTAATACGCCGTTTAACCTAGGGGCTGCGAGAGCCGAACGGCAAGAGGGGCTTGGGGAGTTGGCCATGTCGGAGCGGGACGACCCGGGCGTCATCGGGCGACGGGTGCAGCAGCTGCGGGTCGAACGCGGGCTGACGCAGAAACAGCTGGCCGAACCGGCGTACACACCGGCCTACATCTCCACGTTGGAGTCCGGGCGGGTGCGCCCCTCCGACGACGCGCTCCGGCATCTCGCCGACCGCCTCGGCGTCGGTTTCGAGGAACTGGCGACCGGCCGTCCGGCCCGTCTCGTCACCGATCTGCGCCTGCGCCTCACCGAGGCCCAGCGCACCCTCGCCACCGGAGAGGCCGAGGAGTCCGCCGCGCAGTACGGCAGCCTGCTCGCCGAGGCCGAGGCGCTCGACCTCGCCGAGGTGCGCGCCGCCGCCCTGCTCGGACTCGGGGAGTGCGCCGTGGAGACGGGCGAACTCCGCGCCGCGCGCCAGTACTTCGAGCAGGCCGAGAAGGCCCTCGGCGACGACGTGCCCCTGCCCGCCCGCGTTCCCGCCCTGCGCGGACGCGCCCTCGCCCACTACCTCACCGGTGAACTCCGCTACTCCGTCTACCTGTTGGAATCCACCATCGACGAGCTCAACCGCGGTGGCCTCCACGACCCCGACGCGCTGCTCCTCCTGTACGCGAGCGCCATCGGCCCCTACATGGACATGGGCGCCCACGCCCGCGCCGCCCAGGCCGCCGAACTCGCCCTGGCGCTCGCCCCGCAGGCCGGCGACCCCGCCCTCGTCGCCCGGATGCACCGGTCCGTCGCCCGCACCCTGGTCGCCGAGGGCCGCCTCGCCGAGGCCGACGCCTCCCTCGCCAAGGCCGCCGAGCTCTACCGCCGGCTCCAGATCCGTACCGAGCTCGCCAACTGCCACTGGATGCGCGGATACGTCTACGCCCAGAACGGCGAACTGGAGCGTGCCGAGGACGAGTTGAGGCAGGCCCTCGACATGCTCTCCGCCAAGCGGGCCGCCCTCTACTCCAGCCAGGCCGCCGTCGAGCTCGCCGATGTGCTGCACCGGCGCGGCAAGTCCGACGAGGCCGCCGCCCTTCTCCACGACGTGCTCAGCGACCTCAGCTCCGAGCGCGGCGCCCTGCACTCCGCCGCCGCCCACCGCCTCCTCGGGATCATCGCCGAGGATGCCCGGGACACCGAGGCCGCCGAGGAGCACTACGTCCGCGCCCTGAGCCTCCTGGAGCGGGCCGGCGCCGCCGGTGACCTGGCCGACCTGTGCCGGCTGCTGGGCGATCTGCTGCGCCGTACGGGAAGAGTCGAGGCGGCACTGGACGCGTACCGGACGGGCCTCGGACACCGTACGGCCCCCGGCACCACCACCCTCGGACCCGCACCCGCACAGCCTCCTCTGTGAGGGGTCCGGGGCTGCGCGGGGTCGCCCCGGCGGCGGCGCTCGCCTTTGTCCGCGCCCCGTGGTGCGGGGCCTGTCCGGGGGCGTTCTGTACGCCGTAGGGACAGCGGGGGGTGCCGATCCCGCCGTGCCCGTCCTGGGCGTTTCGCCCGATGGACGAGGGGTAGCCGGGCGGTGCCCCTGGGTGGGTGCGCCGTGAGAGGCGCCCCCCGCCCCGGTGAGCCCGCTCGGGGGCGATGACGGACAAGCCTCGCGCTGACCGAAGGAGGCGGTGGTCGTGCGGCCCACGGACGACCGCGGCGACACCCATGGCGATGAGCCGGGTCCGTTCCCCGGATCGGGCGGCGAAGCCGGAGCGTTCGCCGGACCGGACAGCGTTTCCGGCTCGTTCGGGACGCCGGGGGACGAACCGCGGCGGGCGGCGGAACGGGAAAATCGGGGCGGTCGGGAACGTCAGGACGAGCGGGACCGGGAGGCCGGCTACGAACGCCAGGTCGGGCGCCGACGGGAGGTTGGGCGCGAGCGGGAGTCTGGACGGGAGCGGGAGTCTGGACGGGAGCGGGAGTCTGGACGGGAGCGGGAGGTTGGGCGCGCCTTTGAAGCCGGTCACGCCCGCCAGGCCGGCCCCGGCCGTGAAGCCGGCCACCCCCGCGAGACCCGCCCCGACCGCGGGTCCGGCCCCGACGGTGAAGCCGGGCGCGCCTTTGAAGCCGGTCACCCCCGCCAGGCCGGCCCCGGCCGTGAAGCCGGCCACCCCCGCGAGACCCGCCCCGACCGCGGGTCCGGCCCGGGCGGTGAAGCCGGGCGCGCCCGTGAGGCCCGCCCCGACCGCGAGTCCGGCCCCGACGGTGAAGCCGGCCATGCGGGAGAGCCGGATCAGGTGCGGGTCTCCGACGTCATCGCGGAGGGGGTGCGGGGTGCCGACCCCGCGGAGATTCCGGGCAAGCTGTGCGTGGCCGCCGTCAGGCTGCTGCCGGTGGCCGATGCGAGCGTGTCGCTGCGCAGCAACGGCATGCCTGTCCAGCTCAGCGCCAGCAGCCCCCGGGCCGCGCATCTGTCGGACCTCCAGGCCACCCTGGGAGACGGGCCCTGTACGTCCGCCGCGGAGACCCGCGCCGCCGTGCTCGCCACCGATCTGACGTCCGGCCGGGACGCCGACCGCTGGCCGGTCTTCGCCCAGCAGGCCACCGCCGCCGGGGTACGGGCGGTGTACGCGATGCCGCTCGGCAACGACACCGTGTGCGTGGGCACCCTCGACCTCTACCGGGACGTCCCCGGCGAACTCACCCGGCGGGAGCTGCGCATCGCCGAGCTCGTGGCCAGTGTCATGACCGTGGCGCTGACGGCACTGCCCCGAGGGCAGGAGAACGGCCCCGAGGGCGACGACCTCTGGCTCAGTGGCCTGGCCAAAGCTCACGACGAGGTGTACCAGGCCGTCGGCATGATCATGGTTCAGCTGGGCGTCGACTCGGACGAGGCGCTGGCCCGGCTGCGCGCGGACGCCTTCGCGGACAGCCGCACCGCGCTCGAGGTGGCGCACGACGTGGTCGGGCACCTGAAGCGGTTCGACCCGGACTGACCGCTCAGATCTCCACCCGCCCCTGCTTCCTGATCTCCGTCAGCCGCTCGGCTCCCAGCTGTACGGCGGTCTGCGTGGCCTCCGTCTGTACGTTGCCGAAACCGCCGTTCGTCACGCTGATCGCGTCCTCCCCCACGCGGACGGCGGCGACATCCAGTGTGAGCGTCGTCGGTTCATCGTCCGGAGACTGTCCGGTCAGCCACACCCGCAGCCCCTGCCGGGCGTTCCCCGCCTCCGGCAGCGGCGCCTCGGTGACCTGCACTCCGAAGACCATCCCCGTGGTCGTGGTGGCCCCGAACTGGGCGCACGTCCGCGGAAGGCCCTTCAGCCAGGCCAAGGTCTTGTCGATCTCCGCCGACGGACGCGCGAGCACCTGATACCGCATCTGCGCCTTGTTCCACTCGTCGTCCATGCCGACGACCGCACGGGGCTGGGCATCGGCCCCGAACAGCTCGTCCGCGTACAGCGCGTCGAGCAGCCGCTGACACTCCCGCCGGTCGGCCTTCGCCTTCAGCACCCCGTCGTGCCAGGTGGCCACCCCCTGGGTCGGCGTCCAGGGCTCACCGAGGTCCACGTCGGTGACGAGCGCGGCCTGTGCCATGGCCTCGGTGAGGGCGGAGGAGGGGGCAGCGGACTTTTTCGGGGACGGCGGGGGCGCGCTCGTGGGCCGCGTGATCGGCGGCTTGGGAGCGGTGGGCGGGGTGGACAGGGCGGAACAGGCGGTGGCGGCGAGGAGCCCACAGAGGGCGAGAGCGCAGGCGGCGGCGCGGGGAGGGGTCATGCCTCCAGTGATCACCGGGTTTGCGGAGGTCACCAGTGGTCCGGGCCGTATGGGTTACGCAGTATCCGGCGTCGTGCCGCGTCTACGCACCCTGTCCGCCGACGAGGGCGGTCGCCTCCTCGCAGGCGACCCCGATCGGGTCGGCGAAGACGCGCAGCCCGTGGGCGACCAGTGCACCCTCGTGGAGGAGCATGAGCGTGCGGGCCTGATCGGGGGCCAGGTCGGTGAAGAGGCGGAGCATCCACGCCTTCTGGCCGGTGATGATCGCGTACGCCGGATGGGCGGGGTCGCTGATCTCGGCGTGGGCGTTGACCATGCTGCACCCCTTGGGGCTGTTGTCGTCCATCCACTCCCGAGAGGCGTCGAAGACCGCGCGAACCCGGTCGACGGCCCCGGGCCCCGCCGCCTCCAGCCGCTCCATGACATACGTCCGCCAGCGTTCGTCCCGGTCGGCGAGGTATTCCACGACGATCTGCTCCTTGGAGCCGAACCGGTCGTAGAGCGTCTTCTTCGTCACCCCGGCCTCGGCGGCGATCAGGTCCACGCCGACCGCGTGGATGCCTCGCTCGTAGAACAGCCGGGACGCCGCCGCGAGGGCGCGCCGCGCACCCGGGGTCATGCTGATCCGCCGGACCTGCTGTGTACTGTCTCCCACTCTCCCGACTATACCGATCTGTATAGTGGGGGGGCGCAAGGAGGTATACCGATCCATCTAGTCACGGGTGGTGACTACCATGAACGTCCTGCTCTCCGCCGCCTTCGTCGTGTGCTGGAGCTCGGGGTTCGTCGGCGCCAAGCTGGGCACGCAGGACGCCGGTGCGATGACGCTCCTGATGTGGCGGTTCCTGCCGCTGGCGGCCGTCCTGATCGCGTTCGCCGTCCACCGGGGCCGGGGTTCATGGCGTGCCCTGGCGCCCCGCGACCTCGCCCGGCAGGCCCTGATCGGACTGCTCTCCCAGAGCGGCTACCTGCTCACCGTCTACTACGCCATCCAGCTCGGCGTCTCCAGCGGTACGACGGCCCTGATCGACGGAACCCAGCCGCTGGTCGCGGGAGCACTCGCCGGCCCGCTGCTGCGTGAGTACGTCTCGGCCCGGCAGTGGCTGGGACTGTGCCTGGGCCTGAGCGGAGTCGCCCTGGTCACCACGGCCGACGCGGCGGCGACCACGGGCGTGGCCTGGTGGACCTACCTCGTCCCGTTCGCCGGGATGCTCTCACTGGTCGCGGCCACCTTCCTCGACCGGCGCTCCCGCACCCCGGTGACCCCGACCGTGTCGCTGACCGTCCACTGTGCCACCAGCGCCCTCGTCTTCACGACCGCCGCCCTCACGACCGGCACCGCGACCCCGCCCACCACCGGGTCCTTCTGGCTGGCGACGCTCTGGCTCGTGACCCTCTCCACCTTCGGCGGCTACGGCCTGTACTGGCTCGTCCTCCAGCGCTCCGGAGTCACCGAGGTCAACACCCTCATGTTCCTCATGGCCCCCGTCACCGCCGTCTGGGGCGCCCTGATGTTCGACGAACCCTTCACCCCCCAGACCGCGCTGGGCCTGGCGGTCGCCCTGACGGCGGTGGCGGTGGTGCGCGGGGCGAGCTCCCGCACAGGGAAGGCCGAGGCCACCCGTTCCCGCTGACGGGGCCCGGAGAACACGGCCGCCCGGCGGGGTCGCCGCCACCTCCACAGCCCGCCGTCGCCCAGGGATCGCCAGGATTACTCATCCAGTTACACCGGTGGCGAATCCTATTTACCCTTCAAGTGAGTCGAGAAGAAGAATTATCGACTAATAAGGTGCGCGGCCGGATGCGTAGAGTAATTGATTGATAAATCCTTTCTCAGGATTTCCGCCCTCGCAAGGTCACTCGTTTGCCGCACGTCCTGAAGGAGGGGCGCCGCGTTATCGGACTATGACGACAGCAAGGACTCACGGCCTGCCTCGACGCAACGCGACGACAGATAATATTTCTGCGGTCCGCGATCGGACAGTGGGGAAGTACGCTTTCCAGCCTGGCGCGGAATGCGCGGCGCTGACGGTACGGCCCACCGCCGAGCCGCTGCTTCGTGAGTTCCTCGGCCTGCTGGAGGACATGCAGGAGGAACTCGATTCACAATGGAACGGTCAGGAGAACTCCGGCCGCCGTGTACAGCGTGACGGGTCGCATTTCCGTGAATCATGAGTGTGTCGATCCTGCCCTTGCGCAGCGTGAGTACTACTACGACCCGTACTCCTACGGGCCGGGTACCGGCTGGAACGGGGGACTTGCCGACAGTGTGCGCTCAGGAGTTCCCCTGACTGCACCCAATGCCGACTGGGACCCCGCCGAGGAACTTACCTACCTCCTGCAGGAGGCCGTTTCGGCGGAGCAGGCAGCCAGTATCCCGCCACCTCGCAGCGAGCCCGCATCCGGCGTCGGCTTCACCGACCCGATGGAGGGCCTGGCGCAGATCACCGCTCAACTGCCGCCCATCCGACGCTCCTCTGCCGGGCGCCGGAAGCACCACGTCCGAAGAGCCCGGCTCAATTGGGTGCAGACCGGCAGCTTCGTCATCGTCGCGCTCGTTGCCGTCATCGTGGCGATGGTCAGCGTCTTCGGCGGCATGGTGGCCTACAGGCCCCTGCAGAACATCACCTCCGGGACGGGAGGCGCCGTGGCCCCGTTGTGGCCTCTTCTCGTGTACGGCCCCTGGGTGGTTGCCTCTCTCTGCATCCTCCGGACTGCCCTGCACCAGCGCCGAGCCGTGCACTCGTGGTTCATCGTTCTGCTCTTCTCCTCCGTCGCGATGATGCTGTGCGTGGTTCAGGCAGAAAGAACCGTGACCGGTATCACCGGAGCCTGCCTACCGGCCCTCGCCTCCCTTGCATGCTTCCAGCAACTCATCCGGCAGATCACGCTGACTCTGCCAGCGCGACAGGGCACGCGGCGTCACCGCCGCTAGCAGCATGGTCCTCGGTGCACGGGGTGAGCTGCACCGATAGCGTGCGGGGAAAGAAGCCGGGCCGATCGATTCGACGCAGACTTCCACCGCCAGCCTGGTGCCGCCGGCATTGAGTTTGGCTTTTCCGGCGCGACTGAGGGCTTGTCGTGTCCCGTGCGCGTGGCAGGATTCCTGGGTGACTCTTCCGCCCCGCCCTGCCGAGACGGTGTCGGCTGTCGCAACCGATGCCGGGATGCTCGCTCTGTGGGATCCGCAGAGCTTCACAGACATCGTGGACCACGACACGTGGGACCTGCAGCTCGGCGAGGACGAGGGCGTTGAACGCCACATCCGTACGGGCTCCCTGGTCCCCGTCAACATCCGAAGTGACGGCGCCTTCGGGGTCCTGGTCCGTGTCGGCGGCCTTGACCGGCCTGTCCAGCTGACAGAACGGGAGAGCAGGTACCGCCTTGTCAGCTCGGAGGCCTACCTTTTCTGTTCGTCGGGACAGGTGTGGCTCGGCGGTATCGAGGCGGTGGGTGCCGAGCCGTGGCCGGGAACCGCCCAGTTCGATCTGCCCGTGGGCCGGTACTCGGTGGTGATCCACCTGATCGCGTGGGAGGACGAGGCGGGCAGCGTCAACGAGGACGGGACTCCCTCTGCGGCCGCTCTGCCTGACTTCGTCGCACTCGTCACTCCGGCTGGTCCTGAACAGGACATGTTCCGTTCCGACGTGGAAACCTTCGACCACCCTGACAGCTGATACGCGGCCTGGCGTTGATCATCCGTGGTCTGTAGCCCTCAATGAACCGACGCCGCGTTGACCATGCCCAGCCCCGGCCGTCGTCGTCCGTTACCGGCAACGCGATCACCTGTGGAGAGAACGCCAGGGTCAAGCCGCGACTCTTCCCTCCTCCGTGTAGCTACGCATCGCCCTTCTCCGGGAGGTCCAGCTCCGCCCATACCGTCTTGCCGACCGTGAGCCTCTCCGCCGCCCAACGACCGGCCAGTATGCGGACGATGAGCAGACCTCGGCCGAACTGGTCGTCGGGGTGGGGCGGGCGGGTGCCGGGGAGGCGTTCTCCCCTCGGGTCGGTCACCGCGATGCGGAGGGCGGTGGTGGTGAGGGTCGTCTCGACGCGGAAGAGACGGTCTGGTAGGCAGCCGTGCAGCAGAGCGGTCGTGCACAACTCGCTTGCCCGCAGCGCCGCGTCGCCGGCGAGGGCCGGACGGCCCCAGTCGACGGCGAGCCCGGCCACGCGCCTGCGGGCGAGGGGGATGCTGCGCGGGCATGGGGCCCCTATGAACCGGCCGACCACTCCCACCGCGGCCCGGTCTTCCACGACGAGGCCCGGCACTGGGCGATGAGCCGGATCCACGGGGAGGGTTACCCCGTCGAGCACAACGGCAGCAGACGCGGCCAGGCCCGACAGATCCCAACAGGTCACGGCTGCGCACCGGCTCGACGTGTCCTCACGCCACCGCCCCCAAAAACCCGTAGCCCCACCTCCACCCCTCCCCTTACCCTCACCCCCATGCAGCGTGCCCAAGCCATCCCCTCCATCACGACGACGCCGGAGCAGGTCCCGGCGCGCTGACAGCTGACGCAGTCCGAAGCCCCGGGGCGAGTGCCCCGGGGCTTCGTCGTTCCCGTCGGTCCCTCGCCCCCCACCGCGAGGGAGAAGAACCCCATGAACCCCATGAACCCCGTGAACCCCATGCACGACCACCGCCGGCTCGGCCGTGAGCTCGAGCTGTTCGACACCGATCCGCTGATGGGCGCGGGGCTGCCGTACTGGCTGCCCGACGGGGCCGTCGTACGGCATGTCCTGGAGGAGTACGTCAGGGAGGTGGAGCGGGCCGCCGGGTACCGGCATGTGTACTCGCCGGTGCTCGGGAAGCGGGAGCTGTACGAGATCTCCGGGCACTGGTCGCACTACGGCGACGACATGTTCCCGCCGATGCGGCTGGGCAGCGAGGAGGTCGTGCTGCGGCCCAGCCTCTGCCCGCACCACGCCCTCATCTATCGGTCACGGTCCCACAGTTACCGTGAACTTCCCCTCCGAATCGCCGAGTTGGGAGGGATGTACCGCTCCGAACTCTCGGGCGTCCTCGGCGGCCTCACCCGCGTCCGCTCCATCCAGCTCAACGACGCCCACATCTTCTGCACCCCGGAGCAGGTCGTGGCGGAGGCCCGCTCCGCCCTCGAACTCATCCGGCGTGCCTACGACGACCTCGGCATCCGAGCGTCCAGGTACCGTCTGTCCCTCCCGGGAGACTCCGGCAAGTATGTCGCGGACCCCGCGCTCTGGCGCCGCGCCACCGCGCTCCTCGAAGAGGTCCTGGACGGCATCGAGTACGAGTCCGTCGAGGGCGAGGCGGCCTTCTACGGCCCCAAGATCGACGTACAGATCACTGACCCCGCCGGACGGGAGTCCACCCTCTCCACCGTCCAGATCGACTTCCACCAGCCCGAACGCTTCGACCTCCACTACATCGGCCCCGACGGCGGCAGACACCGCCCGGTGATGGTCCACCGCAGCATCATCGGCAGCGTGGAACGGGCGGTCGCCCATCTCATCGAGGCGCACGGCGGTGCCTTCCCGGTATGGCTCGCCCCCGTGCAACTCGTGGTCCTGCCGGTGGCCGACGCCCAGGAGGAACGGGCCCATGACCTCGTACGGCGGGCCGAAGCGTGCGGTATCCGCGCCGAACTCTCCGGCCCCGGCCACGGCACCCTCGGCG
This portion of the Streptomyces canus genome encodes:
- the thrS gene encoding threonine--tRNA ligase; the encoded protein is MHDHRRLGRELELFDTDPLMGAGLPYWLPDGAVVRHVLEEYVREVERAAGYRHVYSPVLGKRELYEISGHWSHYGDDMFPPMRLGSEEVVLRPSLCPHHALIYRSRSHSYRELPLRIAELGGMYRSELSGVLGGLTRVRSIQLNDAHIFCTPEQVVAEARSALELIRRAYDDLGIRASRYRLSLPGDSGKYVADPALWRRATALLEEVLDGIEYESVEGEAAFYGPKIDVQITDPAGRESTLSTVQIDFHQPERFDLHYIGPDGGRHRPVMVHRSIIGSVERAVAHLIEAHGGAFPVWLAPVQLVVLPVADAQEERAHDLVRRAEACGIRAELSGPGHGTLGARIRAARLVPYQAVIGEREADAGCAAVRLRDGRRPGAVAVGELLDRIGVRARDRGAELWAAA